The DNA window GGGCTGCGGCTGAAGGGGAACTCGTCGCTGCGCGGGCTGACCGCGTCCTCGTCCTCCTCCACCACCACCTCGTCGTCCAGCGCTGCGGCTACCAACGATCAGCGTCAAGGCGGCGGCGGGCCGGGTGGCAACAGCATCTCCGCCGACGACCCGCAGGATCTGCCCTGGCTGATCCGGCTCGACAAGTACGTGGACGGGCAGGCCCACCAGGGCTACACCGAGTTCGTCGTCCGTTCCAACAATTCGGAGTCCGCGCTCAACGAGGCGGTCGCGCTGGAACTGCTCGGGAAGGCCGGGCTGGCGACCGAGAAGTCGTTCTCCACCCGGCTGCGCGTCAACGGCGGCGACCAGGTGCTGCGCCTGGTCGTGGAGAACCCGGGCGACAAGTGGATGGCCGACAACTTCGACGGCGACGGCATCCTCTACAAGGCCGAGGCGAACGGCGACTACTCCTACCGTGGCGAGGACGCGGCCGGCTACGAGGACGTCTTCGACCAGGAGAGCGGTGACTCCGACGACCTCACGCCGCTGATCGCGTTCCTGAAGTTCATCAACGAGTCGGACGACGCGACGTTCGGCTCGGATCTGAGCACGAAACTCGACGTGGACGCGTTCGCGAAGTACCTGGCGTTCCAGGAGCTGGTGCAGAACTCCGACGACATCGACGGGCCGGGCAACAACTCGTATCTGCGGTACACCAGCGGCACCGGGATCTTCACCGTGGTCTCGTGGGACCTCAACCTGGCGTTCGGCGGGATGGGCGGCGGCGGTGGGATGCCGGGCGGTGGGGCTCAAGGCGGAGGGGATCAGGGCGGCGGGGCTCAGGGTGGCGGCTTCCCCGGCACGGCTCCCAGCGGCGCCCCGGCCAACGGCGGAACGGCGCCCGGCGGCGATGGGAAGCGCGGCGGTGGCTTCGGCGGCCGCAGCAACATCCTCGTCACGCGTTTCCAGGCCAACACGACGTTCGCGGCCGCGTACACGAAGGCCCAGACCGATCTGAAGGCCGCTCTCTACACCAGCGGGACCGCGAAGAGCATCCTCGACACCCGGGCCGCCGTGCTGACCTCGCAGGCCAGCGACTTGATCTCCGCCGACACGGTCTCCTCGGAAGTCTCCAAGATCGAATCCGTCGTCACCGCGTGAGAAGTCACCGCGTGAGAAGTCACCGCGTGAGAAGTGCCGGGGGCCTTACCTCGAGGCCCCCGGAACTCAGCTCAGGACGATCGGCTCGAACACCGAGGTGAAGTTCTGCTGTTCCTCGGCGGTGTTGAAGCTGACGTAGTAGTGCAGCTTCTCGTAGTCGGCCTCACTCGGGAACACCAGCGAGCTCTCCGCGACCGCCAGCATCTCCTTCTTGTCGTCGCCGGAGAGCTCGGCGGCGTCCTTGCGGATCTGCGCCTGCGCGGCCGGCACCGGGCACACGTAGTTGATGTACTCGGCCAGCGCCGCCGCGTTCTCCACCTCGTAGAAGAAGTCGATCAGCATGAGCGCGTCCACCGGGTTCGCCGCGGTGATCGGGATGGCGAAGTTGTCGGTCCAGATCGTGCCGCCCTCCTCGGGGATCACGAACTTGAGGTTCGTGCCGTCGGAGAGGTTCTTCTGGAAGATGTCGCCCGACCAGGCCTGGGTGATCCACACTTCGCCGTTGCCGAGCGCGTCCACGTAGTCCTGCTCGTAGTACTGCCGGACGATGCCCGCGTCCTTCTGCTGCTTGAGCTTCGCCGCGCCCTTCTTCCAGCCCGCCTCGTCCGACTCGCCCGGCTTGACGCCCGCCGCGAGCATGCCGAAGTTCGCCAGCTCGGTCAGGTCGGACATCATGCCGACCTTGCCCTTGAACGCCGGGTCCCACAGGTCGGCGAGCTTGGTGATCGGCCGGTCGACCTTCGACGGGTCGTAGGCGATGCCGGTGATGCCGGACGCCCACGGCACGCTGAACACGTTGCCCGGGTCGAACGTCTCGGTCGTGTACGCCTTGGCGGCGTTCGCGGTGAAGTTCGGCAGCCGGCTGTGGTCCAGCGGAGCCAGGAAGCCAGCCGACCGGAATTGGCCGAACTGGGTGCCGTTGGTGATGACCATCAGGTCGTACCCGATGGATTGTTTTGCCGACAGCTGAGGCTGGACCTTGGCGAACCAGGGGCCCATCTCCTGGATGACCTCCTGGTAGTTCACCTGGATGCCGGTCTTCTCGGTGAACTTGGCGAGCTCCGGCTTCTTCGGATCCATGTACAGCGGCCAGCTCGCGAAGTCGACCTTGTTGTTCTGCTGCTTGCCGGCCCAGAACGTGGCGATCGTGCTGGTGTCGACGCTCGCCGTCGGGGTGCCCTTGCCTTCCACTCCGCAGGCGGCCAGGGTCGCGCCGAGCGCGGAAAGGCCACCGAGCCGCAACGCGTCGCGTCGGCCCAGCCGCCGCTGCGTCACACCGCGCAGGAGGGACGAATCAGGGGTGGTGCGGGGGAACATGGGACTCCGATCGGAATGCGGATGCTCGGCGCTCGCGTGGCATGGTCACACAACAGAACGCGGCTGTTACAAGCACATCAGGATCCAATGGTACGGGTCACTCGCGGTCCCGGGCGGTGGTCCGAAATCAGTTGATGTGGCGCAGTCTCACTCGTTCCGGCGCAGCCTGTGGCGTAGCTGGTGGGTCAAATGATGTGGCGCATCCGGTGTGCCGGAACCCCGGCCGCGGTGAGCCGATTCGCCACCTCCGGACGCGGGTGGTCGAGGAAGACGGCGACCTGGTGGTCGTCACCGAGATGGCAGGCCGCAGCCAGCGTCCCCAGGTTGATCGGGTCGAGTTCGCCCACGTCACCGAGGTCCAGCACCAGCCGCAGCGGGCGGGTGTGGCGGATCGCCTGAATCAGGGTGCGGCGCAGATCGACCGCGTCGTCGTCACCGAGGTCGCCGTGCGGCGCGATGATGACAGTCCCGTCGGAATGGGTGCCGATGTCGACCGTGGCTGCGGTCATTTCGTTACCTTCCGTTACCCGAGGTTTCGTCGAGCGGCCAACGTTAAAGCTACGGGTGAAGATCCGTCGAGGCTTGTGAAAGAAAGTTCATCTGGTCACAGCGCGATCACGTTCACAGGTACTCGAGCTTCGTCGAACATTGCGGGGCCGTACGGTGAACATTGCATTTCGGTCAGGCGACTCAATCGGATCGACAATGCCATGACGTGCTGATTCGGATCGCGAATGCCAGAAATTGGCCGGAATGACGTCCCCTGTGAGAGGGCAATGCTCGATATTTTCGATGGGTGACCTCCAGCAGTGTCGCGGTGCACGAACCGCCGCGGCTGCCGATCCGACACCGGCGATTCTGGTCGCCCTCCTTCCTCAAGGTGTTCGCGCCGCTCGCCACGACGGCCGCGACAGGTCTGGTACTCCTGCTGATCTCCGGCAACCTGGCCCTGCCCTTCCAGCAGGAGCTGACGTTGGAAGGCAAGACCGGCTCCAAGGGTGAGATCTTCGAGGACCCGGAGATGCGGCGTCTCCTGCTGCGGCACCACATCCGCGTGCACATCACCAACACCGGCTCGCGTGAGCTGGCGACCCACGACTTCACCGGGTACGACTTCGTGTTCCCGTCCGGCCGGCCCGCCGCGAACATGGTCCGCCAGCGTCTCGCCCAGACCAGCGGCGGTGTGCCGCAGACCAGCAAACCGTTCGCCACACCGCTCGTGCTCGCCACCTTCCGCCAGTACGCCGAGACGCTCGTCGCCGCGGGTGTGGCCACCACCCAGCGCAACACGCTCGGCGGCACGCCGTACTACTACATCCTCGACACCGCCAAGTTCCTGACGCTGATCAAAGAGGGCCGGACCTGGAACGATCTGCGGCTGGAACGGCAGGCCGACGGTCAGGGCAGCACGATCAGCAACGGCAACCGGGTGATCGCGCACAGCCCCAGCCCGTGTCACGCCAACGCCGGTGAGTCCTTCCTCGCCCTGACCGCCTTCGTCGAGAACGGCACGAATGCCCCGCCGAACGCGGCCGAGGCCCCGGCCGTCACCGCCGCGATCAAGCCGCTGCTCGGCATGCAGGGCATGCACGACCAGGAGTTGTTCGCCTCCTATGTCACCCCCGAGGGCAAGGGCAAAGCCCCGATCGTCGTGGTCTACGAGCATCAGTACCTCGCTTATCAGGTGCGTCAGGCCGAGGCCGGTGGCGCGCCCGACACCGACCGTGTGTTGCTCTATCCGCAGCAGGGGATGCTCACCGACCCGGAGTTCATCCCGCTCAACGCCGGGGCCGACCGCCTCGGCCGCCTCCTCGGCAGCGACCCCGAGCTGCGCCGCCGCGCCATGGAACTCGGCTATCGCGTGCTCGACCCGACGAGCGCAGCGAGCAGCGACCAGCTCTGGAAGTACCTGGCCGAGCGCGGCATCCCCGCGCCGGACAACAGCGGCAACCTCACCAAA is part of the Actinoplanes missouriensis 431 genome and encodes:
- a CDS encoding CotH kinase family protein, which produces METLDLAEEARLLSSRPRATGARAGWQGRYARRLYLIDFLVGLCAASWALVLRFGSTGTEPYNRGYLLITAVLPLAWIACLAMNRAYEPRHLFVGTDEYARVFRSGLALTAGLAIVSFAFDLRLARGYVIIAMPLAIAVDIFARYLARQMLHRSWARGERLHRVILVGHERAVADMARRLRRERYHGLGVIGACLPPGVTRSRFVEGMPPIYGTFDGVALAVSRSDADTVVVLACPEIDGAALRRLAWQLERDEIDLTRRQFGAALAGVLGVAALGGCAATKSSSPGSASATIFDSSVVHDITMTFDDTAYDAMIAAYLKDESKGWIEATVTVDGVTYEKAGLRLKGNSSLRGLTASSSSSTTTSSSSAAATNDQRQGGGGPGGNSISADDPQDLPWLIRLDKYVDGQAHQGYTEFVVRSNNSESALNEAVALELLGKAGLATEKSFSTRLRVNGGDQVLRLVVENPGDKWMADNFDGDGILYKAEANGDYSYRGEDAAGYEDVFDQESGDSDDLTPLIAFLKFINESDDATFGSDLSTKLDVDAFAKYLAFQELVQNSDDIDGPGNNSYLRYTSGTGIFTVVSWDLNLAFGGMGGGGGMPGGGAQGGGDQGGGAQGGGFPGTAPSGAPANGGTAPGGDGKRGGGFGGRSNILVTRFQANTTFAAAYTKAQTDLKAALYTSGTAKSILDTRAAVLTSQASDLISADTVSSEVSKIESVVTA
- a CDS encoding polyamine ABC transporter substrate-binding protein; translation: MFPRTTPDSSLLRGVTQRRLGRRDALRLGGLSALGATLAACGVEGKGTPTASVDTSTIATFWAGKQQNNKVDFASWPLYMDPKKPELAKFTEKTGIQVNYQEVIQEMGPWFAKVQPQLSAKQSIGYDLMVITNGTQFGQFRSAGFLAPLDHSRLPNFTANAAKAYTTETFDPGNVFSVPWASGITGIAYDPSKVDRPITKLADLWDPAFKGKVGMMSDLTELANFGMLAAGVKPGESDEAGWKKGAAKLKQQKDAGIVRQYYEQDYVDALGNGEVWITQAWSGDIFQKNLSDGTNLKFVIPEEGGTIWTDNFAIPITAANPVDALMLIDFFYEVENAAALAEYINYVCPVPAAQAQIRKDAAELSGDDKKEMLAVAESSLVFPSEADYEKLHYYVSFNTAEEQQNFTSVFEPIVLS
- a CDS encoding STAS domain-containing protein, with the protein product MTAATVDIGTHSDGTVIIAPHGDLGDDDAVDLRRTLIQAIRHTRPLRLVLDLGDVGELDPINLGTLAAACHLGDDHQVAVFLDHPRPEVANRLTAAGVPAHRMRHII